Genomic window (bacterium):
ATTCTTTGAAAAGTCACAAGCCCAAGTCGCAAGATTGTAGCAGGGCTGCAATCCCGCCTTCTCGCTGAGTTTATTGCAGAAAGTCACCGCATCGTACCAGCTTACCTGCTCCACCGGGCGCTCCGAATCGCCGGGTAAGCCGGAGAAATAAGAGGGATTCGAACCAACCACCGCCTGGTACTGCGCCTGCGTGATTTCATAGCAGCCCATCTGGAAGGCGCTCAATGTCACAATGCGCGTCAGCCCCATCTGGAACAACCCGCTGGGGATGGAAATCAGTGTAAGGCCCTGTACTTTCGTGCTGTCACCAGGTAACTCGCTGTCGGCGGTCGCGGTTATTTTGCTTGCCGTAACGTCCGAACCGCTCACCGTCACCTCAAGACACGCCGGGCTGAAAGTATAACCAGACTTGCCGGGGATAACTGTATACTCGCCATCGGGGAGTCCGATTAAATAATCGCCTGTTACGCCGGTGGCGGTGAGCCTGTCGATCCCGCCGCCGGTTACATACACGTTCACGTCCGAAAGCCCCGCACCGGATTCCAATATCTTCCCCTTTAAAATCTGACGTCGCACAACCCGGAAGCCTAATCCGTCGCCCGGCCAGTCCCAAGTCCAGGTGTCAACACCGCCGTCCGGTTTGCTGCTGAAACGAGAACCAGACCGCAAGTAATCGGGGTCGCGGACGTTGCCCCAGCTGCCGCCCCGAACAACACGGTTGGAGCCGCTGGAAGGCCCTGTCGGGTCAGTTTGGCTCTGATTATTGTATGCTCCATACCAGTCGTTGCACCACTCCGCGACATTTCCACTCAGGTCATGCAGGCCGAAAGGATTAGCCGAGTAACTGCCGACTTTAGTTGGATATCCAACGTTACGGTTATAATTAGCTTTCTCAGGACTGATAGTCCCATCATCCGTCCCGTACTCATACTGCCTGCCACCTCGGGCGGCGTACTCCCACTCCGCCTCGGTCGGCAGGTCAAAACCGTATTTCATGGCAAACGCCTTAGCTCCATACCAGGTAATATATACCACCGGCATATTTTCCTTACCCGGCTCTACGCTGAAACTCGTCCCATTGTAACTGATCCAACACTTGTTGTTGTTGTCAAGAACATAAAGAAAATAACTCATCCCACACAGGTAAATGTACTCTTGGCCGATGTAAGCCCCTTTCGTCCCGGTCACGCTACTCGTTGTTGCTGTTATTTCCCCGTCCGCCAGAGCTACATTCAAAAAAGCCGCATACTGTGCGTTCGTCACCTCGTAGCGGCCCATCTGGAAAGCGCTCAGTGTTGCCAGGTTTCCCCCCATCGAAACTCGCCCGCTGGGTAAAGAAACCAGTGACATGATGGGAGTAAGATGCCCGGCGCTGAAATGGTAATTCTGGGTAACTTTTCCCGGAGCTAAAAACAGGTCCACGTAGAAAGGGTCCTTGTCCACTTCGGCCAGGTTCTTGAAAACGTTGCCCGCCACCGAATGGAGCAAGGTTACGCAATTGCGCATGTTGTCGGTCGCCGCATCCCGCCAGAAAAAGCTCAGGACTATATCCTTGTTGCTTTCAATAAAACCAAGAACCGCCCTTAGCATCGCCGGGGCAGTCCCCGCCTGGAAACCTTCCTTTAATATCGTGGCCCCCCCGGCGTCTTTCAGGATATCCGTCAGGGATTCAAGCTTTTCCTCCGGGCCGGGAACCTTGTTTACCAGGTCGATTACGTCTATCACCATCTTGCCGCTGTTGTAGAGCGTCCCCCGTCCCTCGGGCCAGGCCGGGTCCCACCAGTGCGGGCTGCTGGAATCGAACCCCTTGCACATTACCGCACTCAGGGAATCACCCGAATCCATGCCCTGCAATGTCCGGCCTAACTCACCGGTATACGGGATCAAACTCCATTTCCAGGGTCTCGGCTTTTGCATGAAAGATTTTTTCGGACTTGCCGCTCTGAAATCAAACAGCGCAGTCCCGTAATGGACATAGTAAGGGTTGCTGAATTCGAGTTGTCCATTCTCTCCCAGCCGGACATCGGGATCGGAACGGTCGGGAATGGTTGAATCTTGCGGGATGCCCTGCTCCTCCATGCCGTCGTAAACGTCCCTGGCGATCTCGTCGGCCAGGCGGAATATCTCCGGGTGGCTGTCATCCACTAAGTAACCGGGATTAAGGCCGGAGTTCAGGATTGCGCCGATCTGTGTTACAAGCTCCTGAAACCTCGTATGCTGCGCGGCCCGCTCAGCGAATGCCTTTCTTTCCTGGGCGCTCGTGCCAAAAACCGCCGGGTTCAGCATGACAAGACTCAAGGCGGTGCTCTGCACACCCAGCGAGATGTTGTCGGAAGCGGAAAGCTTTGTGAAGCCTTCCTTCCCCTTTACTCCGGAAAGGCCCGTGCCGGGAACATTGGTCATAAAGCTCAACAGCACTGGCGCGCCAGAGGCGTTGGTCGCCACGATAAAAGTCGCTTCCGTGCTGTCGGTCAACCGGGCGTTGAAGGAACCGTCGCTCC
Coding sequences:
- a CDS encoding SUMF1/EgtB/PvdO family nonheme iron enzyme, which produces MRKLLPLLAVILLLLITFSTNTYSQALSAVSSTQRGDINEDGKVDVFDLLEMLKSLAGQGQTERKRQIADMNASGGVDVFDLLGMLKVLAGAEQPGVIYWGPVITGSDRAGAAPGDSLVLYTENADGGLSIQDIKVLVNGAEYLVAAFNPDSTLIVMPESFTGGELSLILGADTTKSIHVKLLVKVAGKVEVASGLNLSELTVFSIQDENRVGSDGSFNARLTDSTEATFIVATNASGAPVLLSFMTNVPGTGLSGVKGKEGFTKLSASDNISLGVQSTALSLVMLNPAVFGTSAQERKAFAERAAQHTRFQELVTQIGAILNSGLNPGYLVDDSHPEIFRLADEIARDVYDGMEEQGIPQDSTIPDRSDPDVRLGENGQLEFSNPYYVHYGTALFDFRAASPKKSFMQKPRPWKWSLIPYTGELGRTLQGMDSGDSLSAVMCKGFDSSSPHWWDPAWPEGRGTLYNSGKMVIDVIDLVNKVPGPEEKLESLTDILKDAGGATILKEGFQAGTAPAMLRAVLGFIESNKDIVLSFFWRDAATDNMRNCVTLLHSVAGNVFKNLAEVDKDPFYVDLFLAPGKVTQNYHFSAGHLTPIMSLVSLPSGRVSMGGNLATLSAFQMGRYEVTNAQYAAFLNVALADGEITATTSSVTGTKGAYIGQEYIYLCGMSYFLYVLDNNNKCWISYNGTSFSVEPGKENMPVVYITWYGAKAFAMKYGFDLPTEAEWEYAARGGRQYEYGTDDGTISPEKANYNRNVGYPTKVGSYSANPFGLHDLSGNVAEWCNDWYGAYNNQSQTDPTGPSSGSNRVVRGGSWGNVRDPDYLRSGSRFSSKPDGGVDTWTWDWPGDGLGFRVVRRQILKGKILESGAGLSDVNVYVTGGGIDRLTATGVTGDYLIGLPDGEYTVIPGKSGYTFSPACLEVTVSGSDVTASKITATADSELPGDSTKVQGLTLISIPSGLFQMGLTRIVTLSAFQMGCYEITQAQYQAVVGSNPSYFSGLPGDSERPVEQVSWYDAVTFCNKLSEKAGLQPCYNLATWACDFSKNGFRLPTEAEWEYACRAGTTTKYYTGDSGDDLNRAAWHQFNSGDMTQTVGLKEPNTFRLFDMLGNVAEWCNDWYGDYGSAYANNPQGPSTDDGHGRTLRGGSYKGAERESQELTSFLREFWGDLNWKQSSIGFRVVRR